From the genome of Campylobacter sp. MIT 99-7217, one region includes:
- a CDS encoding flagellar protein, which translates to MKIVRLIFLSFVCAFGFDIVLNTGEDHSVPFWVLHFRDSQAFVCEEVIVEEDRHFRCQIDGEVLTGLKNQSFEAFDINFTKADQSINIFVYPKIPAKIYDLSQEIYNSKEVQSFSDNNSTSFTFVFSKELPFVRQYDGLDFDISFSSNDTPFIGALDLNSNPVHIPQSADINTFIRIKEEYDKKNYTQVVTDANNAIARYPSSIFMSEFMFYKIRAENQLYTYTPDFRNQEQLEQLIEEIKAWNRRFSNDRNYVESLYISMRTYMALEQRSNADYAMQILRDEHPGHYFTELGTLDYADYIQGLGQREEANTFYEQIYFNTKDLDLASRAGVSLARNEVVDGQMNKAIEQAQTILKSNPNYFSQDRARATNLAKAFYDNKQYGLSAQIYELAYKGTESIDEDYEQVLKNTALALSNTHDYQKAKRYLDMYLDQFPNGEFTPLIQEASDNVFFNIADNNSTFLHERYKELMSKYGNEISAKALFYDVKLYFDENNTDAVIDYKDEIEKYNNQELKNMLSNAATAKLSALLLRDDCIASVALFDEFVAYEIGQEIPNKKQMLTCFKRTQKIEQAKAYIDKNRMEDEIYYDLQKAELDLSDKNYDEAIKLSDSVINSRTLKSDDEKFNAYYFKFLALLRREDYNAAVALLESLESFPMSFKMVELYYEFLLYCSNHNLRTSILSYAPKAINYQNLKGVNLYSPQLEFIYLSALKDSNQSTEALSVLQDLLKIKALKPEDKARAFYAQSEFYENLNNRAEQNASLQNCIGIDVQSDWKNLCTEKIQALQ; encoded by the coding sequence ATGAAAATTGTAAGATTGATATTTCTAAGCTTTGTTTGTGCTTTTGGTTTTGATATAGTGCTGAATACAGGCGAGGATCATTCTGTTCCGTTTTGGGTTCTTCATTTTCGAGATTCTCAAGCTTTTGTGTGTGAAGAAGTGATCGTGGAAGAAGATCGGCATTTTAGATGTCAAATTGATGGAGAGGTGCTAACAGGGCTTAAAAATCAAAGTTTTGAAGCCTTTGATATTAATTTTACTAAGGCTGATCAAAGTATAAATATCTTTGTTTATCCAAAAATTCCAGCTAAAATTTATGATCTTTCTCAAGAAATTTATAATTCAAAAGAGGTTCAAAGTTTTTCTGATAATAATTCTACAAGTTTTACCTTTGTTTTTTCTAAAGAACTGCCTTTTGTAAGGCAGTATGATGGGCTTGATTTTGATATTAGTTTTTCAAGTAATGATACTCCTTTCATAGGGGCTTTGGATTTAAATTCAAATCCCGTGCATATCCCTCAAAGTGCGGATATAAATACCTTTATACGCATAAAAGAGGAGTATGATAAGAAAAATTATACCCAAGTTGTTACAGATGCAAATAATGCTATCGCTCGCTATCCAAGTAGTATTTTTATGAGCGAGTTTATGTTTTATAAGATCAGGGCTGAAAATCAGCTTTATACCTATACGCCTGATTTTAGAAATCAAGAGCAACTCGAACAACTTATAGAAGAGATTAAAGCTTGGAACAGGCGTTTTAGCAATGATAGAAATTATGTCGAATCTTTGTATATATCAATGAGAACTTACATGGCTTTGGAGCAAAGGTCAAATGCAGATTATGCTATGCAAATTTTAAGAGATGAGCATCCGGGACATTATTTTACCGAGCTTGGGACTCTTGATTATGCTGATTATATACAAGGACTTGGGCAAAGAGAAGAGGCAAATACTTTTTATGAACAAATTTATTTTAATACCAAGGATTTGGATCTTGCAAGTCGTGCTGGTGTGAGTTTGGCACGAAATGAAGTCGTTGATGGGCAAATGAATAAAGCCATAGAACAAGCCCAAACAATACTCAAGTCAAATCCAAACTATTTTAGTCAAGACAGAGCCAGAGCTACAAATTTAGCAAAGGCTTTTTATGATAATAAGCAATACGGGCTGAGTGCTCAAATTTATGAGCTTGCATATAAGGGAACTGAGAGTATAGATGAAGATTATGAACAGGTTTTGAAAAATACGGCTTTAGCTTTAAGCAATACTCATGATTATCAAAAGGCAAAACGCTATCTTGATATGTATCTCGATCAATTTCCAAATGGCGAATTTACACCTTTGATACAAGAAGCAAGCGATAATGTGTTTTTTAATATAGCTGATAATAACTCAACTTTTTTACATGAAAGGTATAAAGAACTTATGAGTAAATACGGCAATGAAATCTCGGCAAAAGCTTTATTTTATGATGTGAAATTGTATTTTGATGAAAATAACACAGATGCGGTTATTGATTATAAAGATGAGATTGAAAAATACAACAATCAAGAACTTAAAAATATGCTCAGTAACGCAGCCACAGCAAAGCTTAGTGCTCTTTTGTTGCGAGATGATTGTATAGCCTCTGTGGCATTATTTGATGAATTTGTAGCTTATGAGATAGGTCAGGAAATACCAAATAAAAAGCAAATGCTCACTTGTTTTAAAAGAACGCAAAAAATAGAACAAGCTAAGGCGTATATAGACAAAAATAGAATGGAAGATGAGATTTATTACGATCTTCAAAAGGCTGAGCTTGATCTTAGTGATAAAAACTACGACGAGGCTATTAAGTTAAGCGATAGTGTGATTAATTCCAGAACCTTAAAAAGTGATGATGAAAAATTTAATGCGTATTATTTTAAATTTTTAGCCTTACTTCGTAGGGAAGATTATAATGCAGCTGTCGCTCTTTTAGAAAGCTTAGAAAGTTTTCCTATGAGCTTTAAAATGGTTGAATTATATTATGAGTTTTTGTTGTATTGTTCTAATCATAATCTAAGAACAAGTATCTTAAGCTATGCACCCAAGGCTATAAATTATCAAAATTTAAAAGGCGTGAATTTGTATTCTCCCCAGCTTGAATTTATCTATCTTTCAGCTCTAAAAGATAGCAATCAAAGCACTGAAGCTTTGAGTGTGCTTCAAGATCTTCTTAAAATCAAAGCACTAAAACCAGAAGATAAGGCTAGAGCTTTTTATGCCCAAAGTGAGTTTTATGAAAATTTAAATAATAGAGCTGAGCAAAATGCAAGTTTGCAAAATTGTATAGGTATTGATGTGCAGTCTGATTGGAAAAACCTATGTACAGAAAAAATACAAGCCTTGCAGTAA
- a CDS encoding ATP-binding cassette domain-containing protein has product MIEVENLNLTIRSKQILENISFQSHKNLGIIGASGSGKTSLMKCFIKLFEKNTLSAKLLKVQGQDILKEQNLSKLRSNIALIFQDAKASFYPHLDIGRIFNITLKTHTRLDSKQIKRLAFEHFERLNLEKKELIWHSYAHELSGGMAMRVQIALVLACGAKMLLCDELNSFLDEKNSKALIELLKDLKLNLVLSSHDLHFIKELSDEILVLERGKVAEFALKEDFFKQAKSAYAKELLRDFNEA; this is encoded by the coding sequence TTGATAGAGGTTGAGAATTTAAATTTAACAATAAGAAGCAAGCAAATTTTAGAAAATATCAGCTTTCAAAGCCATAAAAACCTTGGCATTATAGGAGCAAGTGGCAGCGGTAAAACAAGCCTTATGAAGTGTTTTATCAAGCTTTTTGAAAAAAACACCCTAAGTGCTAAGCTTTTAAAAGTGCAAGGACAGGATATCTTAAAAGAACAAAATTTAAGCAAGCTTCGCTCAAACATAGCCCTTATTTTTCAAGACGCTAAGGCAAGCTTTTATCCTCATCTTGATATAGGAAGAATTTTTAATATCACTTTGAAAACTCATACAAGACTTGATTCAAAGCAGATTAAAAGGCTGGCTTTTGAGCATTTTGAAAGGTTAAATTTAGAAAAAAAGGAGCTCATTTGGCATTCTTATGCTCATGAATTAAGTGGGGGAATGGCTATGAGGGTGCAAATTGCCCTAGTTTTAGCTTGTGGGGCTAAAATGCTTCTTTGTGATGAGCTAAATAGCTTTTTAGATGAGAAAAACTCTAAAGCTTTAATAGAGCTTTTAAAGGATCTAAAACTAAATTTGGTTTTAAGCTCGCACGATCTTCATTTTATCAAAGAACTAAGTGATGAAATTTTGGTGCTTGAAAGGGGAAAGGTGGCTGAGTTTGCTTTGAAAGAAGACTTTTTTAAGCAGGCAAAATCTGCTTATGCAAAAGAGCTTTTGAGGGATTTTAATGAGGCTTGA
- a CDS encoding ABC transporter permease, translated as MKISLSLAALSLCFLYALAVPLFSDNANLINLEAINLAPSLEHFFGTDSLGRDLFTRLALALRISFLVGFVSSFLALFIAIFYVFLARLYFYNFFMRILDAFLAFPTLLLVMFFQSFFEGNLSTMIIILALTHWCIIAKSLDSELKRLSKSDFYLCAIALGSTKFKALLKELMPASFSLILILFILNIAHAISNEATLSFFNLGVKLGEASLGTLLNEASKAFFTGSWWQIIFPLLALLMLIMPLLSLANLAQKGLAFDRG; from the coding sequence TTGAAAATAAGCTTGTCTTTAGCTGCTTTATCCCTATGTTTTTTATACGCTTTAGCCGTGCCTTTGTTTAGTGATAATGCAAATTTAATCAATCTTGAAGCTATAAATTTAGCCCCAAGTTTAGAGCATTTTTTTGGCACTGATAGCCTTGGAAGAGATCTTTTTACTAGGCTTGCACTGGCTTTAAGAATTTCTTTTTTAGTGGGCTTTGTGTCTTCTTTTTTGGCTTTATTTATCGCTATTTTTTATGTTTTTTTAGCAAGACTTTATTTTTATAATTTTTTTATGAGGATTTTAGACGCCTTTTTAGCCTTTCCGACCTTACTTTTGGTAATGTTTTTTCAAAGCTTTTTTGAAGGAAATTTAAGCACTATGATAATAATCCTTGCCCTAACTCATTGGTGTATCATAGCAAAAAGCCTTGATAGCGAGCTTAAACGCCTTAGCAAAAGCGATTTTTATCTTTGTGCCATAGCACTTGGAAGCACTAAATTTAAGGCTCTTTTAAAAGAGCTTATGCCAGCAAGTTTTAGCCTGATTTTGATCCTTTTTATACTCAACATAGCCCACGCCATAAGCAATGAAGCAACGCTAAGTTTTTTTAATCTTGGCGTAAAACTTGGAGAAGCAAGCTTAGGCACTCTTTTAAATGAGGCGAGCAAGGCTTTTTTCACAGGTTCTTGGTGGCAGATTATTTTTCCTTTGCTTGCTCTTTTAATGCTTATCATGCCTCTTTTAAGCCTTGCAAATTTAGCCCAAAAAGGACTAGCTTTTGATAGAGGTTGA
- a CDS encoding TrkH family potassium uptake protein produces MKQINFDRRSVRWLLFGYIILALLGAFLLKLDGMSKVDISFIDALFTSASAVSMTGLIVKNTALDFTFYGQLVILFLVQIGGLGYMGLGIFFYILIRKKIGFAERNMLKEALIYPHMEGVIDFLRKILLFVFLAELIGGVLLTLCFALHMDFKEALWHGFFHSINAFNNAGFSTLETGLIPYRSDFWLNFVISGLIIIGGIGYFVLLELYLFQRKRLLSLSLHTKIMLVSTIFLIFCATLIVFCFEYNNPRSIGELSFFDKILSSYFTAVNYRTSGFNTLDISTFKDASLFFGSMFMIIGGGPGGTAGGVKVTVVAVLLIYTYWVIKNGRVRVFNTELSDDVIKKAFVIAVGSGVYIVIFALTLSLLESNYRFIAVLFETSSAFATVGVSVGDGHFLSLSALFSDPSKLVIIAVMISGRIGVFAFLMAIFTQEKDKYIKYPQGKVYL; encoded by the coding sequence TTGAAGCAAATTAATTTTGATAGACGAAGTGTTCGTTGGCTACTTTTTGGATATATCATTCTTGCCTTGCTGGGAGCTTTTTTGCTTAAGCTTGATGGCATGAGCAAGGTTGATATAAGCTTCATCGATGCTTTATTTACGAGTGCTTCAGCTGTTTCTATGACAGGACTTATAGTTAAAAATACAGCTCTTGATTTTACCTTTTATGGTCAGCTGGTGATTTTATTTTTGGTTCAAATTGGCGGACTTGGATACATGGGACTTGGAATATTTTTTTATATTTTAATCCGTAAAAAAATAGGTTTTGCTGAAAGAAATATGCTTAAAGAAGCATTGATTTATCCTCATATGGAAGGGGTTATTGATTTTCTTAGGAAAATTTTATTATTTGTGTTTCTTGCTGAGCTTATAGGCGGAGTTTTACTTACACTTTGCTTTGCTTTGCATATGGATTTTAAAGAGGCTTTGTGGCATGGCTTTTTTCATTCTATTAATGCCTTTAATAATGCGGGATTTAGCACCTTAGAAACAGGACTTATACCTTATAGAAGTGATTTTTGGTTAAATTTTGTTATTAGTGGGCTTATTATTATTGGCGGGATAGGTTATTTTGTGCTTTTAGAGCTTTATTTATTTCAAAGAAAAAGGCTTTTAAGTCTAAGTTTGCATACAAAAATTATGCTTGTATCAACTATTTTTCTTATATTTTGTGCTACACTTATTGTTTTTTGTTTTGAGTATAATAATCCAAGAAGTATTGGGGAGCTATCTTTTTTTGATAAGATTTTAAGTTCTTATTTTACGGCGGTAAATTACCGAACTTCAGGATTTAACACCTTAGATATTAGCACTTTTAAGGACGCAAGTTTATTTTTTGGCTCTATGTTTATGATCATTGGTGGCGGACCTGGTGGAACGGCTGGAGGTGTTAAGGTTACTGTTGTGGCAGTGCTTTTGATTTATACTTATTGGGTTATCAAAAATGGTCGCGTGAGGGTTTTTAATACAGAATTAAGCGATGATGTGATTAAAAAAGCTTTCGTGATAGCTGTTGGATCTGGGGTGTATATCGTGATTTTTGCTCTAACTTTGAGTTTATTAGAGAGTAATTATCGTTTTATTGCCGTTCTTTTTGAAACAAGTTCAGCCTTTGCTACTGTTGGAGTTTCGGTAGGAGATGGGCATTTTCTTTCTTTGAGTGCACTTTTTAGTGATCCAAGTAAACTAGTGATCATTGCCGTAATGATCAGTGGTCGTATTGGTGTTTTTGCCTTTTTAATGGCGATTTTTACTCAAGAAAAGGATAAATATATTAAATATCCACAAGGAAAGGTTTATTTATGA
- a CDS encoding MFS transporter has product MKATKQLSRKEVKILGLSSLGGTLEFYDFIIFVFFAGIISQHFFPAELSDTWKLINTYGIFAAGYLARPLGGIVMAHFGDKFGRKNMFMLSILLMVIPTFALAIVPTYEVIGFVAPIFLILVRICQGIAVGGELPGAWVFVHEHAPQGQKNTYLGFLTASVTAGILLGSLVYLLTYSLFDSKEVQEWAWRVPFALGGVFGIISVYLRRFLEETPVFQQMKNDDSLVKFPLKEVLKYSKFGVVISMLITWVLTCCILIFILLMPNFVSSMPEFAFTPFEKTYFQILGLVAIVSSIILSGVLADKLPPHKVCIAFALGFAFFSFLFFMELYAESKSIVSVIALYFLTCFCAGIMNFCPVFMSDVFEPRVRFSGISFAYNIAYAIAGGFTPQLASYFHTYALKNPQSLIGTYGLSAYVLLVALVALISAFLMASRYKQKAQ; this is encoded by the coding sequence ATGAAAGCTACAAAACAACTTAGCAGGAAAGAAGTAAAAATTCTAGGGCTTTCATCTTTGGGTGGAACTTTGGAATTTTATGATTTTATCATTTTTGTTTTCTTTGCGGGTATCATTTCTCAGCATTTTTTTCCAGCTGAACTTAGTGATACTTGGAAACTCATCAACACTTATGGAATCTTTGCCGCAGGATACTTAGCGCGTCCTTTGGGTGGCATTGTTATGGCACATTTTGGGGATAAATTTGGGCGTAAAAATATGTTCATGCTAAGCATTTTACTTATGGTTATCCCAACCTTTGCCTTAGCTATCGTGCCAACTTATGAAGTCATAGGCTTTGTAGCACCGATTTTTTTGATTTTGGTTAGAATTTGTCAGGGCATTGCTGTTGGTGGAGAATTGCCCGGAGCTTGGGTTTTTGTGCATGAACACGCTCCACAAGGGCAAAAAAACACTTATCTTGGCTTTTTAACAGCCTCTGTTACGGCTGGAATTTTGCTTGGCTCTCTTGTGTATTTGCTCACTTACAGCCTTTTTGATAGCAAAGAAGTGCAAGAATGGGCTTGGCGTGTGCCTTTTGCTTTGGGTGGGGTTTTTGGTATTATTTCTGTTTATTTGCGTCGTTTCCTTGAGGAAACTCCTGTTTTTCAGCAAATGAAAAATGATGATTCTTTAGTTAAATTTCCACTTAAAGAAGTGCTTAAATACTCTAAATTTGGCGTTGTTATCTCTATGCTCATCACTTGGGTTTTAACTTGTTGTATTTTGATTTTTATACTTTTAATGCCAAATTTCGTAAGCTCAATGCCTGAATTTGCTTTCACGCCTTTTGAAAAAACTTATTTTCAAATTTTAGGGCTTGTAGCCATAGTAAGCTCTATCATTTTAAGCGGCGTGCTTGCTGATAAATTGCCTCCGCATAAGGTTTGCATAGCCTTTGCTCTTGGCTTTGCTTTTTTTAGCTTTTTGTTTTTTATGGAACTTTATGCTGAAAGTAAAAGCATTGTAAGCGTCATCGCCTTATACTTTTTAACCTGCTTTTGTGCTGGGATCATGAATTTTTGCCCTGTTTTTATGAGCGATGTTTTTGAGCCTCGTGTGAGATTTAGCGGAATTTCTTTTGCTTATAATATCGCTTATGCTATAGCAGGTGGCTTTACTCCACAGCTTGCAAGCTATTTTCATACCTATGCTTTGAAAAATCCTCAAAGCCTCATAGGAACTTATG
- a CDS encoding ABC transporter permease, producing MLKRLFWALFLSIIFSFFCLALVHFSKGSVVFASSPQNISKELQKEIQSNLNLDKPLLEQYFSWLKRALSFDFGHSLLSGQSVNELLKEAFPNSLRLALTALVLLFLLSIFLALLSLMYENSFFDKALNALCLSFFALPSFAISLVLILFFSVYLGILPSSGTSKPFFEESLNDLFLHLILPVLALVLSHLALFLRIARTSFKQSLNQSFIEAAFARGLSKKRIYFHFVLKDALSPIITYFGASAVGFLMNAYVIEQVFSYAGVGALFIESVLFKDYPVILALSVLSIFAVVFINLLTELLAMMINPRKALI from the coding sequence ATCCTTAAAAGGCTATTTTGGGCCTTATTTCTTAGCATAATTTTTTCTTTTTTTTGCCTTGCTTTGGTGCATTTTAGCAAGGGTAGCGTGGTTTTTGCAAGCTCGCCTCAAAATATCAGCAAGGAATTACAAAAAGAAATACAAAGCAATTTAAATTTAGATAAACCCCTTTTAGAGCAGTATTTTAGCTGGCTTAAAAGAGCTTTGAGTTTTGATTTTGGACATTCTTTGTTGAGCGGTCAAAGTGTGAATGAGCTTTTAAAAGAGGCTTTTCCAAATAGCCTAAGACTAGCCCTTACAGCCCTTGTACTTTTGTTTTTGCTTTCTATTTTTTTGGCACTTTTATCCCTTATGTATGAAAATAGCTTCTTTGACAAGGCTTTAAATGCTCTTTGTCTTAGCTTTTTTGCCCTGCCAAGCTTTGCGATTTCCTTAGTGCTTATCTTATTTTTTAGTGTGTATTTGGGGATTTTGCCAAGTTCTGGCACGAGTAAGCCTTTTTTCGAAGAAAGCTTAAATGATTTATTCTTACACCTCATCTTGCCTGTTTTAGCTCTTGTTTTAAGCCATTTGGCTCTTTTTTTAAGGATAGCAAGAACTTCTTTTAAACAAAGCCTAAATCAAAGCTTCATAGAAGCAGCCTTTGCAAGAGGGCTTAGCAAAAAACGCATTTATTTTCATTTTGTGTTAAAAGATGCCCTGTCTCCTATCATTACTTATTTTGGAGCAAGTGCTGTGGGCTTTTTGATGAATGCTTATGTGATAGAGCAGGTTTTTTCTTATGCTGGAGTTGGAGCACTTTTTATTGAAAGTGTGCTTTTTAAGGACTATCCTGTGATTTTGGCTTTGAGTGTTTTAAGCATTTTTGCTGTGGTTTTTATAAATTTATTAACAGAACTTTTAGCCATGATGATAAATCCTAGAAAGGCTTTGATTTGA
- a CDS encoding DUF493 domain-containing protein yields the protein MVNLCDLKQEPIINYPTFWDYKVIFDVGIKAGESFEEILGQREFKYKHSNSSTSGKYQSYLLSVYVDSKKDRLEIFEKLKAKAKFVL from the coding sequence GTGGTAAATTTATGCGATCTTAAGCAAGAGCCTATCATCAATTACCCTACTTTTTGGGATTATAAGGTGATTTTTGATGTCGGGATTAAAGCTGGCGAGAGCTTTGAAGAAATTTTAGGACAAAGGGAATTTAAATACAAGCATTCAAACTCAAGCACAAGTGGCAAATACCAAAGCTACTTGCTTAGCGTTTATGTAGATAGCAAAAAAGATAGACTTGAAATTTTTGAAAAATTAAAAGCAAAAGCTAAATTTGTGTTGTGA
- a CDS encoding ATP-binding cassette domain-containing protein, whose translation MRLELVKISKFYELRKHFYLKKEKNFLFEELSLSLNLGENLLIKGESGSGKSTLAKIIAMLEKPSSGKLFLNRQNLLNLSFEEQRLLRKKIQYVFQEQKLALNPHKRVKNLLFEVYENFNLKKDPKDLVRLLELFELDKGLLELRSANLSTGEAMRLGLLRALILKPNFLILDELSASLDRLASKKILSYLKKRQENEAISYIFITHQEGLFEKFKPKKLNLSFDIEKLK comes from the coding sequence ATGAGGCTTGAGCTTGTTAAGATCTCTAAATTTTATGAGCTAAGAAAGCATTTTTATCTTAAAAAGGAAAAAAATTTTCTCTTTGAAGAGCTTAGTTTGAGTTTAAATTTAGGAGAAAATTTACTCATCAAAGGAGAAAGTGGAAGCGGAAAAAGCACCCTAGCAAAGATCATTGCTATGCTTGAAAAGCCAAGTTCTGGCAAGCTTTTTTTAAACAGGCAAAATTTGCTAAATTTAAGCTTTGAAGAACAAAGGCTTTTAAGAAAGAAAATTCAATATGTCTTTCAAGAACAAAAACTTGCCCTAAATCCTCACAAAAGGGTTAAAAATTTGCTCTTTGAGGTCTATGAAAATTTTAATTTAAAAAAAGATCCTAAAGATCTTGTTAGGCTTTTAGAACTTTTTGAGCTTGATAAGGGCTTGCTTGAGCTAAGATCTGCTAATTTAAGCACGGGAGAGGCTATGAGGCTTGGGCTTTTAAGAGCTTTGATCTTAAAGCCAAATTTTCTTATCTTAGATGAGCTAAGTGCCTCGCTTGACCGCCTAGCAAGTAAAAAAATCCTTTCTTATCTTAAAAAAAGACAAGAAAATGAAGCTATAAGTTATATTTTCATCACGCACCAAGAAGGGCTTTTTGAGAAATTTAAGCCAAAAAAACTCAATCTAAGCTTTGATATAGAAAAACTTAAGTAA
- a CDS encoding ABC transporter substrate-binding protein produces MSFFSKFLFQVLILSLLSANLALAKTPKDTLIIGVENEPLRLNPLFSEDHDEALAQIFSGLTRFDENMKIAPDLALSWHISKNGLEYIFKLRQDVFWHDGVKFSAKDVKFSLEALKDPKLNSAAKINFKDIKSVEIINDYELKITLSKPFVAMLNVLSLGIVPSHLLQGKDLNTASFNQNPIGTGAFKFKQWKKGEFISFEANENYHLGKVQSKKLIFKFIKDANLVSTQLKSGEIDAGLIGFESVKSFENDKRFKLLIEKSADYRALMYNLNHPVLKQIEVRRALNYAVNKESIVKNLLHLLGSKANQPLEKSWASSKDFIDFKYDPKKAEQILQKAGWKKNQRGILEKDGLELSFEAYAMSNDSLRVALVNLLKSDFSKLGIELKAIAKPSGSFDYTKIDSFLVGWGSPNDPDLHTFRVFESSQDNEEGWNFGHYKNKIVDQSLQEARTSLDELKRKAEYAKFIKALQEDPPFLFLVYLDFALAFKSEIEGIKPHILGHHGLGFTWNLYEWKKL; encoded by the coding sequence TTGTCTTTTTTTTCTAAATTCTTATTTCAAGTTCTCATTTTAAGCCTTTTAAGTGCAAATTTAGCCCTTGCAAAGACCCCAAAGGATACTTTGATCATCGGCGTTGAAAATGAACCTCTGCGTTTAAATCCTCTTTTTAGCGAGGATCATGATGAGGCTTTGGCTCAAATTTTTTCAGGACTAACGCGTTTTGATGAAAATATGAAAATCGCCCCTGATTTAGCCCTTTCTTGGCACATTAGTAAAAATGGCTTAGAATACATTTTTAAGCTAAGGCAAGATGTTTTTTGGCATGATGGGGTTAAATTTAGTGCAAAAGATGTGAAATTTAGCCTTGAAGCACTCAAAGATCCTAAGCTTAACTCTGCTGCAAAGATCAATTTTAAAGACATTAAAAGCGTTGAGATCATCAATGATTATGAGCTTAAAATCACCCTTTCAAAGCCCTTTGTAGCAATGCTTAATGTCCTAAGTCTTGGTATAGTTCCAAGCCATTTACTGCAAGGAAAGGATCTTAACACAGCAAGTTTTAATCAAAATCCCATAGGAACAGGAGCTTTTAAATTTAAGCAGTGGAAAAAAGGAGAGTTTATAAGCTTTGAAGCAAATGAAAACTACCACTTAGGCAAGGTGCAAAGTAAAAAGCTCATTTTTAAATTTATAAAGGATGCGAATTTAGTTAGCACCCAGCTTAAAAGTGGGGAAATTGACGCTGGTTTGATAGGCTTTGAGAGCGTAAAAAGCTTTGAAAATGATAAAAGATTTAAGCTTTTGATAGAAAAAAGCGCAGATTATAGAGCCTTAATGTATAATCTCAATCACCCTGTTTTAAAGCAAATTGAAGTAAGAAGAGCCTTAAATTACGCTGTTAATAAAGAAAGCATTGTTAAAAACTTGCTTCATTTACTTGGAAGCAAGGCAAATCAGCCCTTAGAAAAGAGCTGGGCAAGCTCAAAGGACTTTATAGATTTTAAATACGATCCAAAAAAAGCAGAGCAAATTTTACAAAAGGCAGGCTGGAAGAAAAATCAAAGAGGCATTTTGGAAAAAGATGGGCTTGAGCTTAGTTTTGAAGCCTATGCTATGAGTAATGATTCTTTGCGTGTGGCTTTAGTAAATTTGTTAAAGAGTGATTTTTCAAAGCTTGGCATTGAGTTAAAGGCTATTGCAAAGCCAAGTGGGAGCTTTGATTATACTAAAATAGATAGCTTTTTAGTGGGCTGGGGAAGCCCAAATGATCCTGATTTGCACACCTTTAGAGTCTTTGAAAGCTCTCAGGATAATGAAGAGGGCTGGAATTTTGGACATTATAAAAATAAAATAGTCGATCAAAGCTTACAAGAGGCAAGAACTAGCCTTGATGAACTTAAAAGAAAGGCTGAGTATGCTAAATTTATCAAGGCTTTGCAAGAAGATCCTCCCTTTTTGTTTTTGGTGTATTTGGACTTTGCCTTAGCTTTTAAAAGTGAGATTGAGGGCATAAAGCCTCATATTTTAGGACATCACGGGCTTGGTTTTACTTGGAATTTATATGAGTGGAAAAAGCTTTGA
- the moaC gene encoding cyclic pyranopterin monophosphate synthase MoaC — protein MNLTHLDEKNRPKMVDVSEKNITQRIAKASGIITMNEEAFKAIKENTAKKGPVLQTAVVAAIMGAKKTSELIPMCHPLMISKVETDIVELQELCGFKLEVLVKCEGKTGVEMEALTGVSVGLLTIYDMVKAIDKSMQISQIVLESKEGGKSGKFMRS, from the coding sequence TTGAATTTAACTCATTTAGATGAAAAAAATCGCCCAAAAATGGTCGATGTCAGCGAAAAAAATATCACACAAAGAATAGCAAAGGCAAGTGGGATCATCACGATGAATGAAGAAGCTTTCAAGGCTATCAAAGAAAACACCGCTAAAAAAGGTCCTGTTTTGCAAACTGCTGTTGTAGCGGCGATCATGGGGGCTAAAAAAACAAGCGAGCTGATCCCTATGTGCCATCCGCTAATGATTTCTAAGGTTGAAACGGATATAGTGGAGCTTCAGGAACTGTGCGGTTTTAAGCTTGAAGTTTTGGTTAAATGCGAGGGCAAAACAGGCGTTGAAATGGAAGCTTTAACAGGAGTTAGCGTGGGGCTTTTAACGATTTATGACATGGTAAAAGCCATTGATAAAAGTATGCAAATCAGCCAAATCGTGCTTGAAAGCAAAGAAGGGGGTAAAAGTGGTAAATTTATGCGATCTTAA
- a CDS encoding highly acidic protein produces MNYEDDDFSNLDDEDILSYDDEEEQEYARGEKRNYNYDDDDYSFDDDFEDDSYEMD; encoded by the coding sequence ATGAACTACGAAGATGATGATTTCTCAAATTTAGACGATGAGGATATTTTAAGCTATGATGATGAAGAAGAGCAAGAATATGCTAGGGGAGAAAAGAGAAATTATAACTACGATGATGATGATTACAGCTTCGATGATGACTTCGAAGATGACAGCTATGAAATGGACTAA